Part of the Arachis hypogaea cultivar Tifrunner chromosome 6, arahy.Tifrunner.gnm2.J5K5, whole genome shotgun sequence genome, CGAGCCACGTGGCAAAAAACCGTGCTCCAGAAGGTGGATTCCCATCTTCCCAAGTCGAAGCAACGATGAGAACTAGGGTTTCTTTCGGTAAGTCTTCGGGCTCGTAGCTCTGAGCATCTACGAGGTCGAAAACGACGCCCTTTGAGGCTAAGAGATTGTGGAGGCGCTGTGCTAGGTTTTTGGAAGTTCCGGTTTGTGAAACGAATAGGATTTTGCCACGTGTAGTGTGTTTTGAAGAGAGAGTGAGGGTTTTGAGGTGGCGCAAGCGGCGAGACTTGTAGAGGAAGTAGAAGGTTGTGGCGGAGAAGAGAGCGAGTAGCGTCACACGCGCTGGGAAAGAAGACAATGCAGAGGGCATTTTAGGTATTTCCTTTTTCTCTTGCAGCACTGAAACAAAGGAATGGGGAAGAAGACGACGACGTCATAAACGAATCGTATGATTAATGGGCTTTAATTTAAACATGATAGCCCAATACATTATGGGCTCCTCTTTAATGGGCTCATTGCTTTTTGGGACTTGTGTTTTGGGCTCAGTTTAccataaacaaaatcaaataccaacaaaaaaaattctgtcaaaaagaaaaaaaattaaattaaattaccaTGAGATTATTTGTTCCTATAAATCTACTTCCTCTTTGTTAGTGtccaattttattttcttaatataaatttctttatatattaattattttcctttaagaaaatatcataaaataatcTTATGGTTTATAAGATTTAAACTGGCTTACAAATTGGTATACACTACAAAGCTTGAAGATAACATTAAGCCAATAATAACTACAACTATTACAAAATCTAATATACAAATGGAGGTTggaaaatgtaaaaataaaaacaggTATAGAATCATTTGAATTTGTTAGATGAAGAATGACTATGGAAAAACTCCCTCGTCAATTTTAGTAATTATTCACATGCAGTTGTCTTTATATGAAGATAATAGTATCATCTAACAATTTTTAACTTGTCATCTTCACACAAAAATAAATGCACGTGAATTTTCACCGTCAAATTTTCACTCTTTAATTTGAATGAATGAAGGTCTTGATGATTTAAGCCGAATTGgctatttttgtgatttatatGGTGTGGTAGAAGGAAGAAACTTTGATGCATGATGCATATAAGGAAGAAGATTAATAATTTAAGGCCTCCATATAGTTTTCTGTGCACATAAGATACCCTCTTTGTCTTGAGCAAAGGTCATTCTTATCTCCCATTTCATGCTTCTAAGTATTTCTTCCAATGGATTAAGAATTTCAACTTTGTCACGTATGATACTCCATCCTCCAGGCCTTAACATTCGATCCATCTCAACAACAATAGATACAGGTTGCTTGCACCTGCAAAACTCAAtccttaaatttattattatttttcttttaatatgaaTGCTGCAAACAAAAAAATACGATAGAATTACTcgtattatatcaattataatatgGTATCAGAGTCTATCCTATGATAGTTATTGAGTGGTATGCAGATGTTCGGTCGATTCTAATAATGTCATGAACCATCACTATCTCAAAACTTAATCTAACTTTGAATTCTAAAAGCTCTAATACCATATCATAAGTTAGTATTTTGTGACATATAATTCTAGGTGAAAACTCACAATAATTCTAACTTCACTATGAACAAGAAGTGAAACTAAAATTGATGTCATGGAATAACACTTGGAAACTGAAACTTTAGGAAAATTGCATATTGATACCTGTTTTTGAGCCGTGAGAATAAATGATCAGCATGCAAAAGATCATATGTTCTTGGGTAAGTACCAAATGACTCGCACCAATCATGGTAGACACCAATTAGGCCGCGTTCAAAAATGATGGGAAGTGTGTCCGGCGCGTGAACAGGTACTACATTCATCACCCAGacattcggttgagaccgagagAGGGCAGCAGCGAATCTGTGTTTTTGCAGCAGAACAAATTATCATCAACCATGTTTCTAGCATATTTTCATGTGCATTCAAATATGTATcagagaaaaaaaatatgcaGCTCCTTAAGTATATTTAGTGCATGTATGAATGAGAATTTAAATGTGCTATAGGAGCATAGATAGCATACAAGTATTTCTGTACTACAAGCTCTATGACTTTCACATCAAGTAAAAAATCGAGTTGTTTCGCAGGCCTACCCTCCATAGATGGTTTTCATGTCCATTACATTTCGGATGCTCGGCCAGTTAATGCCCAATCCATTGAGATAGGACCTGTTAACAACAGCATTCCAGTGGTTCATGTCAGCAACCAATTTCTCTTTGCTGCTTATCCAATCAGGATATGATTCAAGCCTCTTTGGCCATTGCTCGGGCCACTCTGCTCCATGTTGTTCAATTCCAATTGGAATGCTGTGCAAACAACTCTTCATTCGAACATACCTATTTAGATAATAAGGTAAGTCATATGATGTAGAAAGCCAAGTTGGATAAATCATGAAGCAGTTTTGGCAAAATAATGTAACAGAAGCATACCATGCTGCATCAGGATTTTCACTCTCTTTGCAAAGTGGTGGAATTTTCTTCCTCCTCAATTCATATATCTCATTTCCTTCAGGCTTTTGATATATTTTAACTCCAACTTCACCAACGTCGTCACTTTTATGTGCCAGAACATTCCAACAAATAGATGCTGTCAATGAAGTCATGGCtgcaaaagaaaaagatgcaTCAATGTTACTTGTATAGCAATGCAAGAATGTACCAcaaaaaaagagaagatgggGGTGAAGAAAATAATGAACTGCAAGAAACAGTTTGATTTAAAGTGAGACTGAccaaccttcttcttcttcaatgctgTCATGTTTAGTCGACATAATAAAGTATCCACTCGGTCTTAGAATCCGATTCATCTCGAACAGAAGCTTACCCCCTAAAACAGGGAGAAAAATTGAGTTATTGTTGTAATATGATAAGTAGAATTTGGAGAACAGAACCATTACTTCAAAAAGGTGCAAAGAAATGGACACAAACCATTCGAATGCCAAGGGATGCTGCAACCCCCACAATGAATAGCATCAAAAGCTTGACTTGGAAAAGGAAGCCTTCTTCTACCAAAAGGGCTAACTACTGCCGGAAAGCCACGTTCGAGTGCCACCTGAGCTAAGTCCACTAGATCATGCTTCAAGCCTAGGGTCAATGTTAAAACATCTCTATCAAGAAGCGCAGCCACGAAACTTGAATCTGAACACCCAATTTCAAGGACAACACGAATGTTTTTTCCCCACTCAATGTCTGGTACCATCTGTAATATTCAGAACAGTATTCAAAACGTTTCCAAAATAATCATGTTGTTAAAGGCACAGATGCATTTCTATCCTATTGTTCCTAAAGAGAGCACCTTTGTGAATGTGAAAATATCACTGATCAATGAGTGTGCTTGTGTAAACAATAAGTGGAAACATATTTAAGATGCAACATAAACACCAAGCTTGAAACTAGATGCTTCCTAGGAAAATGCAAAACGCATGTCCTCAAATTACTAACAATATATCATGTTTGTGAAATAAAACTCTAGCTGTTGCAACACCCTAATAGAACACTTACCTCTTCAATTGACTCAAGATAGTGCTGAATCCCACCTTTGAACTCAGACTGGTTTTGAGGAAAAGTAAGATACTCGCCGGACTCCACCAACCAACTATGCTTCTTCATGTAAGCAGCGAGTCTCGGGTGTGCAACATTCTTGAACAATATCTGCACTGACACAAGATGTTTATACCATTAAGGAAGATACACTTCAACTCACCAACACTTAATCTAACTTTTTCAGTTC contains:
- the LOC112697961 gene encoding probable methyltransferase PMT28, whose amino-acid sequence is MAIAKLARKVKRPYGLWVKMTAVTMLGLCFIFVWGVFSNSSSSITTQRESFEDIIEPSSSSSTSSKGVQTQTQLPHKKEETKAEEKQNFGGVSNKEKDVLGEDEKKGNSSATVPPEHDKGVAPHKRVHKNDRDKDKVRANEVSESDGNDESDDKEEKEESEGELEGEKEGSDRDGEVGVDFEMDDGGDSGLAESLDQDSKLFEDGGVGTSKGQFKGPLFDPNASYKWKSCSTRSKHNYIPCIDIEVGGGKVQSYRHTERSCPRAPVMCLVPLPHGGYGYSQPWPESKSKILFKNVAHPRLAAYMKKHSWLVESGEYLTFPQNQSEFKGGIQHYLESIEEMVPDIEWGKNIRVVLEIGCSDSSFVAALLDRDVLTLTLGLKHDLVDLAQVALERGFPAVVSPFGRRRLPFPSQAFDAIHCGGCSIPWHSNGGKLLFEMNRILRPSGYFIMSTKHDSIEEEEAMTSLTASICWNVLAHKSDDVGEVGVKIYQKPEGNEIYELRRKKIPPLCKESENPDAAWYVRMKSCLHSIPIGIEQHGAEWPEQWPKRLESYPDWISSKEKLVADMNHWNAVVNRSYLNGLGINWPSIRNVMDMKTIYGGFAAALSRSQPNVWVMNVVPVHAPDTLPIIFERGLIGVYHDWCESFGTYPRTYDLLHADHLFSRLKNRCKQPVSIVVEMDRMLRPGGWSIIRDKVEILNPLEEILRSMKWEIRMTFAQDKEGILCAQKTIWRP